A DNA window from Chelativorans sp. AA-79 contains the following coding sequences:
- a CDS encoding TetR/AcrR family transcriptional regulator has translation MPRRRSAGERKAEIVAEVLRLADEIGPDRLSTTDVARAVGITQPAIFRHFGTKHALWLAVAEDIAGQLTAAWDAMEAENHEPEARLRALIGAQLTAISRSPALPSILFSRELQTDNPALREVFRLLLLAFQKRLVSTVAELQADGVLSRDVSAEDVAVLLTSLIQGVAIRWSLGGRAYPLVAEGMRMFDVQMALLRLEKDSSHG, from the coding sequence ATGCCGCGACGAAGAAGCGCAGGGGAGCGCAAGGCCGAGATTGTTGCCGAAGTGCTCCGTCTCGCCGACGAGATCGGGCCGGATCGCCTGAGCACGACGGATGTCGCCCGTGCCGTGGGGATAACGCAGCCGGCGATCTTCAGGCACTTCGGGACCAAGCATGCGCTTTGGCTAGCGGTTGCCGAAGACATCGCGGGGCAGCTAACGGCCGCCTGGGACGCCATGGAAGCGGAAAACCACGAGCCGGAGGCGCGCCTCAGAGCATTGATCGGCGCGCAGTTGACCGCCATTTCGCGATCACCGGCACTGCCTTCGATCTTGTTCTCGCGTGAGCTGCAGACTGACAATCCGGCGCTGCGCGAGGTCTTCCGGCTGCTTCTGTTGGCGTTCCAGAAGCGGCTCGTCTCCACGGTCGCGGAATTGCAGGCCGACGGCGTCCTGAGCCGGGATGTTTCCGCGGAGGACGTCGCCGTTCTGCTCACGTCGCTGATCCAGGGCGTCGCAATCCGCTGGTCGCTGGGCGGGCGTGCCTACCCATTGGTCGCGGAAGGAATGCGGATGTTCGACGTGCAGATGGCTCTCTTGCGACTGGAAAAGGATAGTTCCCATGGCTGA
- a CDS encoding HlyD family efflux transporter periplasmic adaptor subunit: MRLAPLLVLLPLALGAAAAAWMITTAPGPVQVPGEVSGMPVRVMTLAPEEFRPATTAWGNLRAAKTWVAVAEMQGEVVWRHADLEPGRLIEAGTEVLRIDPSDYRLALAQAEADLAALEAESQQLAGEAANTNRILELERERLALAEAELKRVQTLAEQGSVPTARADEAERATLLARRTVAELENTLALIPARKARIVAQIERTEAARDRSRRALDRTVITAPFDLRVTEVPAEQFQMVAPGQVVVRGDGIAEAEVVANLSLDDFRRLVGPIPPGADLMSLMREGPASRIDVALSPLSDPTQVWDARVSRIEGRLDVRARTVAVVVTVEDPYEGADPPRRLPLVPNMRVELRFSGAPIVDALTIPEAALHGGLVRIVDSDDRLQLRPVAKAFVQGGRVVVAEGLAPGDRVVLDDVSPAIPGTALVPVEVSE; encoded by the coding sequence ATGCGTCTTGCACCTCTTCTCGTGCTGCTGCCCCTGGCGCTCGGGGCAGCCGCCGCAGCCTGGATGATAACCACGGCGCCCGGCCCCGTGCAGGTGCCGGGCGAGGTGTCGGGGATGCCGGTGCGCGTCATGACGCTCGCGCCTGAAGAATTCCGCCCCGCGACCACCGCATGGGGCAACCTTCGTGCGGCGAAAACCTGGGTTGCCGTGGCCGAGATGCAAGGCGAAGTCGTCTGGCGTCACGCCGATCTCGAACCCGGACGTTTGATCGAAGCGGGCACGGAGGTGCTCAGGATTGACCCCTCCGACTATCGACTTGCGCTTGCACAGGCCGAGGCCGATCTGGCTGCGCTTGAAGCCGAAAGCCAGCAGCTTGCCGGCGAGGCGGCCAACACAAACCGAATCCTGGAACTGGAGCGGGAGCGCCTTGCCCTTGCCGAGGCGGAGCTGAAGCGCGTTCAGACCTTGGCAGAGCAGGGCAGCGTCCCGACAGCCCGTGCCGACGAGGCAGAGCGCGCCACGCTGCTTGCCCGCCGCACGGTCGCCGAACTGGAAAACACGCTGGCCCTGATACCGGCGCGCAAGGCCCGCATCGTTGCGCAGATCGAACGGACGGAAGCCGCGCGGGACCGCTCGCGCCGGGCGCTGGATCGGACCGTGATAACCGCGCCCTTCGATCTGCGCGTGACCGAGGTACCCGCCGAGCAGTTCCAGATGGTCGCGCCGGGGCAGGTCGTCGTCCGAGGCGACGGCATTGCGGAAGCCGAGGTCGTGGCGAACTTGTCCCTGGACGATTTTCGTCGGTTGGTCGGCCCAATCCCGCCCGGCGCCGACCTGATGAGCCTCATGCGCGAGGGCCCCGCGTCGCGGATCGATGTCGCGCTCAGCCCACTGTCGGACCCGACGCAGGTCTGGGATGCCCGGGTCTCCCGGATCGAAGGCAGGCTTGACGTCCGTGCGCGCACCGTGGCCGTCGTGGTTACGGTGGAAGATCCCTATGAGGGCGCAGATCCGCCCCGGCGCCTGCCTCTCGTGCCGAACATGCGGGTGGAACTGCGCTTTTCCGGAGCGCCGATTGTCGACGCGCTCACCATTCCCGAGGCGGCGCTGCACGGTGGGCTTGTCCGTATTGTAGATTCGGACGACCGGCTGCAACTGCGTCCGGTTGCCAAGGCCTTCGTGCAGGGGGGACGCGTCGTCGTGGCGGAGGGACTGGCTCCAGGTGACCGCGTTGTGCTTGACGACGTCTCGCCCGCAATCCCCGGCACGGCGCTGGTCCCGGTCGAGGTGAGCGAATGA
- a CDS encoding cytochrome b/b6 domain-containing protein, protein MRTPSGYSRAQIALHWIVFALIVQQYLFKDSISAAWDRVTEGVETGFDPLVLLHIVGGALVLLFALWRLALRVRRGAPVPVEGSAVQKMASKLTHLGLYALMILMPVSGSLAWFGGVEAAAQSHNAMKLILLALVTLHVAATLWHQFVRRDSTLARMRRAEG, encoded by the coding sequence ATGCGCACTCCCTCTGGCTACTCGCGCGCCCAGATCGCGCTCCATTGGATCGTCTTTGCGCTGATCGTCCAGCAGTATCTGTTCAAGGATTCAATCTCGGCGGCGTGGGATCGCGTGACCGAAGGCGTCGAGACGGGGTTCGACCCGCTGGTCCTTCTCCACATCGTTGGCGGCGCACTCGTCTTGCTCTTTGCCCTCTGGCGGCTCGCCCTTCGCGTGCGGCGGGGCGCGCCCGTCCCGGTCGAGGGCAGCGCAGTGCAGAAGATGGCTTCAAAGCTTACCCATCTCGGGCTCTATGCGCTGATGATTCTGATGCCGGTTAGCGGCTCGCTCGCATGGTTCGGCGGAGTCGAGGCCGCGGCGCAGAGTCACAACGCGATGAAGCTGATCCTATTGGCGCTAGTGACGCTCCACGTGGCGGCGACGCTCTGGCACCAGTTCGTCCGGCGCGACAGTACGTTGGCACGGATGCGTCGGGCGGAGGGCTGA
- a CDS encoding sugar-binding domain-containing protein has product MTRANHPSDRNVAEVAWLYYIKGLNQADIAKMLDLSRPTIISYLRLAKERQIVGVKIVGAHFRVNALADALRERFGVQNAFVVPNDGMSDEETTLQVCEAAAQFLPDFVVEGDILGVSWGQTVSFVSERVPWWPVRGLTVRQLIGSLANPLLPTSESCTTEIARRLSAHCVNLNAPAVCSDRELAERLRAEPIIAEQLSKLGECNKAVYSLSPCTFDTHVVQFKLATEADISYYVSKGAVGIIAGRFIDPDGNPVLGDLDERMIGADHATLRRMAGLLVVSGVSKLQPTLAALRGGYVSNIVLDTRLAEDLLAG; this is encoded by the coding sequence ATGACGAGAGCGAACCACCCATCGGACCGCAACGTGGCCGAAGTGGCGTGGCTTTACTACATCAAGGGCCTCAATCAGGCCGACATCGCCAAGATGCTCGATCTGTCCCGCCCGACGATCATCAGCTACCTCCGGCTCGCCAAGGAACGTCAGATCGTGGGCGTCAAGATCGTGGGCGCCCATTTCCGGGTCAATGCGCTCGCCGATGCCTTGAGAGAGCGCTTTGGGGTGCAGAACGCGTTCGTTGTGCCAAATGACGGCATGTCAGACGAGGAGACGACCCTGCAGGTGTGCGAGGCCGCGGCGCAATTCCTGCCTGATTTTGTTGTAGAAGGTGACATATTGGGGGTGAGTTGGGGCCAAACGGTATCGTTCGTCTCGGAGCGTGTGCCGTGGTGGCCGGTGCGGGGCCTGACCGTGCGTCAGTTGATCGGATCCCTCGCAAACCCTTTGTTGCCGACTTCGGAAAGCTGCACTACCGAGATTGCCCGCCGGCTCTCGGCGCATTGCGTCAATTTGAACGCGCCGGCAGTCTGTTCGGATAGGGAACTGGCGGAGAGGCTACGCGCCGAGCCGATCATCGCCGAGCAGCTGTCGAAGCTCGGGGAGTGCAACAAGGCGGTCTATTCGCTAAGCCCGTGCACCTTCGATACCCATGTGGTGCAGTTCAAGCTCGCGACCGAAGCGGACATATCCTACTACGTGTCCAAGGGCGCTGTCGGCATCATTGCCGGGCGTTTCATCGACCCTGATGGCAACCCGGTCCTGGGTGATCTGGACGAGCGAATGATAGGTGCAGACCACGCCACCCTGCGTAGGATGGCGGGTCTGCTGGTCGTCAGCGGAGTCTCCAAGCTTCAGCCGACACTTGCGGCGTTGCGCGGTGGTTATGTATCTAACATCGTGCTTGACACCCGCCTTGCAGAAGATCTCTTGGCCGGATGA
- a CDS encoding efflux RND transporter permease subunit translates to MIRWFTGHPTAANLLLLVFLAAGSFAAPGLLRETFPDFRPVEAEVTVPYRGAAAEDVEGAICTPLWDSVQGVEGLETFACTAQTGRARAVATMAPGNDPLRFVNALRTEVAAIDSFPDRADPPIVRELHRTDMVTSVAVSGDLSLTELDQYADNLSDRLAALPGVASVTRSGLGTRTFSITARRAVLDQHGLTPAGVAAAVAAQNIDMPAGTLEGTGADVTLRFTAERDTATTLAGIPVLVLESGATLTLGDVAQIEERFEPAENRASVNDTPAILIDVAKALDADALRVLDAVSGLVKDEDARLPDTVRIEVVQDVTSIIRDRLVMLVQNGAIGLVLVVVVMSLFFRPGFAIWTAMGLPVAFAGAFFWMALTGLSLNMMTLVALLMAIGIVMDDSIVIAESIAVHSEKGVTLATVVNGVGAVAPGVVSSFLTTLAVFLPLAFLAGELGAVLEVLPVVLLAAIAASLVEAFLILPHHLKGGLKEGGPPSRFRVRFDRAFDTVRERGVGRLADAAIRWRWLVAGLAIGALIVTVGAIAGGVVKREAMPEIDGDVLEARILMPAGTPLDRTTEAVTQIEAALDRVNVRLTPHQPEARPLVVRRITRLGRNLSAGESGPHVATVSADLLGAETRTSTLDEITANWRGEIGLLPGVTSLILTEPGIGPQGIAVELRLTHPDLATLEAAGRATLAELQSYAGVRNAIVDLRAGAPELRLSLASGAEALGLTAAGVADQLRAAFLGTQIPEIRHGDLAWDLEVLLADADRATREDLSEFEIALPGGTTVPLATIATIEEARGWGSITRRNGLRTLTVSADVDGRVGNADAITGRLAEGFLPDLSARTPGLGFQIGGQAANSAETVASILRGFLIGLIGIYIVLSFQFRSYVEPLIVMLTIPLAFLGVVWGHMVMGYNISMPSLVGAASLAGIVVNNAILLVSVVKERRTEGNPAAEAAGYAVRARFRPIFVSVSTTIMGMAPLLFETSTQAQTLKPLVISVVFGLLAATVLILAVLPGFYMILDDLRRVPKLPDQRPDL, encoded by the coding sequence ATGATTCGCTGGTTCACAGGTCACCCCACGGCGGCAAACCTGCTGCTCCTGGTGTTCCTGGCCGCCGGCAGCTTCGCCGCGCCCGGCCTTCTGCGCGAGACCTTCCCCGATTTCCGTCCTGTCGAGGCCGAAGTCACCGTGCCTTATCGCGGGGCTGCAGCGGAAGACGTCGAGGGTGCGATCTGCACGCCTCTGTGGGATAGCGTGCAGGGAGTTGAGGGGCTCGAGACCTTCGCCTGCACGGCCCAGACGGGTCGCGCCCGTGCGGTCGCCACAATGGCCCCCGGCAACGACCCGCTGCGCTTCGTCAATGCGCTGCGCACCGAAGTGGCAGCCATCGACAGCTTCCCCGATCGCGCCGATCCACCCATCGTGCGCGAGTTGCATCGCACCGACATGGTCACCTCCGTGGCCGTGTCCGGCGACCTGTCTCTGACAGAACTCGACCAGTACGCCGACAATCTATCGGACCGCCTGGCCGCCCTGCCGGGAGTGGCCAGCGTCACCCGCAGCGGACTGGGCACGCGGACATTCAGCATAACCGCGAGACGCGCGGTGCTCGATCAGCACGGTCTCACGCCCGCCGGCGTGGCCGCTGCCGTCGCGGCCCAGAACATCGACATGCCCGCAGGAACGCTCGAAGGCACGGGCGCGGACGTGACCCTGCGATTCACCGCCGAGCGGGACACCGCCACGACACTGGCGGGGATCCCCGTTCTCGTACTTGAGAGTGGTGCCACGCTGACGCTCGGTGACGTGGCGCAGATCGAGGAGCGCTTCGAGCCGGCCGAAAACCGGGCCAGCGTCAACGATACCCCCGCGATTCTGATCGACGTGGCGAAGGCGCTCGACGCCGACGCGCTACGCGTGCTCGATGCCGTTTCCGGGCTGGTGAAGGACGAGGACGCACGCCTGCCCGATACGGTGCGCATCGAAGTTGTGCAGGATGTCACCTCGATCATTCGCGACCGGTTGGTGATGCTGGTGCAGAACGGTGCGATCGGACTGGTCCTCGTCGTCGTAGTGATGAGTCTGTTTTTTCGACCGGGCTTCGCCATCTGGACCGCGATGGGCTTGCCGGTGGCCTTCGCGGGCGCCTTTTTCTGGATGGCGCTGACGGGACTCAGCCTCAACATGATGACCCTGGTCGCGCTTCTGATGGCGATCGGGATCGTGATGGACGATTCCATTGTCATCGCCGAATCCATCGCCGTGCATTCTGAAAAAGGCGTGACGCTTGCAACGGTCGTCAACGGTGTCGGGGCCGTGGCACCCGGCGTTGTGTCGTCGTTTCTGACCACACTTGCCGTTTTTCTGCCACTGGCTTTCCTCGCCGGCGAGCTTGGCGCGGTGCTGGAGGTGCTGCCTGTGGTGCTGCTCGCGGCGATTGCGGCCTCGCTCGTCGAGGCATTCCTGATCCTGCCGCATCACCTGAAAGGCGGGCTCAAGGAAGGTGGTCCACCATCGCGGTTCCGCGTCCGCTTCGACCGCGCATTCGATACTGTGCGCGAACGCGGCGTGGGGCGGCTGGCCGACGCGGCGATCAGATGGCGCTGGCTGGTTGCCGGGTTGGCCATCGGAGCGCTGATCGTGACCGTGGGCGCCATTGCCGGGGGCGTCGTCAAGCGCGAAGCCATGCCCGAGATCGACGGCGACGTGCTCGAGGCACGCATCCTTATGCCAGCAGGCACGCCGTTGGACCGAACGACGGAGGCGGTGACGCAGATCGAGGCGGCGCTCGACCGCGTGAACGTCCGACTGACACCGCATCAGCCGGAGGCACGGCCGCTGGTAGTCCGCCGCATCACGCGGCTGGGCCGCAACCTGTCGGCCGGAGAAAGCGGCCCGCATGTGGCCACCGTCTCGGCAGACCTTCTCGGCGCGGAGACGCGCACCAGCACGCTCGACGAAATCACCGCAAACTGGCGTGGGGAGATCGGCCTCTTGCCGGGGGTCACTTCGTTGATCCTGACCGAACCGGGCATCGGACCGCAGGGCATTGCGGTAGAACTGCGACTGACTCATCCGGACCTCGCGACCCTCGAAGCGGCCGGGCGTGCCACGCTGGCGGAACTCCAGAGCTACGCTGGCGTGCGCAACGCCATTGTTGACTTGCGCGCCGGCGCGCCCGAGCTGCGCCTGAGCCTCGCGTCAGGAGCCGAGGCGCTCGGGCTAACGGCGGCGGGCGTCGCGGACCAACTGCGTGCGGCGTTCCTTGGTACGCAGATTCCCGAAATACGGCACGGCGACCTCGCCTGGGATCTGGAAGTCCTGCTGGCAGACGCCGACCGCGCCACCCGCGAAGACCTGAGCGAATTCGAGATCGCCCTGCCGGGTGGCACGACCGTGCCGCTCGCCACCATTGCCACTATCGAGGAGGCGCGCGGCTGGGGCAGTATCACGCGCCGGAACGGGCTCAGGACGCTGACGGTTTCGGCCGATGTGGACGGGCGGGTCGGCAATGCGGACGCAATCACGGGGCGGCTGGCGGAAGGTTTTCTTCCCGATCTTTCCGCTCGCACGCCGGGACTCGGCTTCCAGATCGGCGGGCAGGCAGCGAATTCGGCCGAGACGGTCGCTTCGATCCTGCGCGGCTTTCTCATCGGCCTGATCGGCATCTACATCGTGCTCAGTTTCCAGTTCCGCAGCTACGTGGAGCCGCTGATCGTGATGCTGACCATCCCCTTGGCCTTTCTCGGCGTCGTCTGGGGCCATATGGTGATGGGCTACAATATCTCGATGCCATCGCTCGTCGGGGCCGCCTCGCTCGCAGGCATCGTCGTGAATAACGCGATACTGCTTGTTAGCGTCGTGAAAGAACGTCGAACAGAGGGAAACCCGGCGGCCGAAGCAGCGGGGTACGCGGTCCGCGCGAGGTTCCGGCCAATCTTCGTATCGGTCTCGACCACCATCATGGGCATGGCACCCCTGCTTTTCGAAACCTCGACCCAGGCGCAGACGCTGAAACCCCTGGTTATCTCGGTCGTATTCGGCCTTCTGGCCGCAACCGTGCTGATCCTCGCCGTCTTGCCCGGCTTCTACATGATCCTGGACGATCTTCGACGTGTTCCGAAATTACCTGATCAGCGGCCAGACCTGTGA
- a CDS encoding carbohydrate ABC transporter permease translates to MGKLISAWSARLLLAVLIVVALGPIIWTFLSAFKELRDIVTPVPTLWFDPTLENFATVFRNPTIRDGLFNSIAVVSAAVTVGAVLGIPAAHVLARHAQRWSDDIQFFVLSLRFMPPVAIAIPFIVIYLDLGIYDTLFGLVVVYLLTTVSTTIWLAVPAFERVPKDIEEAARMEGCSDAEVFWRFSLPIAAPSLFGALVFTFVLVWNELLLALTLAAQNATLPVVAASITSLGKEVPWGVINAATVVLVLPPLIFIGLLMGLINSMVRAGPK, encoded by the coding sequence ATGGGCAAGCTGATTTCCGCCTGGTCGGCACGCCTGCTCCTGGCAGTGCTGATCGTCGTGGCGCTGGGGCCAATCATCTGGACCTTTCTGAGCGCATTCAAGGAACTGCGGGATATCGTCACGCCGGTTCCGACGCTCTGGTTCGACCCGACACTGGAGAATTTTGCCACCGTTTTCCGGAACCCGACCATCCGCGATGGCCTCTTCAACTCGATCGCGGTGGTATCCGCGGCGGTCACGGTGGGAGCGGTTCTGGGGATTCCCGCCGCCCATGTTCTGGCGCGCCATGCGCAGCGCTGGAGTGACGACATTCAATTCTTCGTCCTTTCGTTGCGTTTCATGCCGCCGGTGGCAATCGCGATCCCCTTCATTGTGATCTACCTGGATCTGGGCATCTACGACACGCTCTTCGGATTGGTTGTCGTCTACCTGCTGACGACGGTGTCGACCACGATCTGGCTGGCCGTCCCTGCCTTCGAACGCGTTCCAAAAGACATCGAGGAAGCTGCCAGAATGGAAGGGTGCTCAGATGCCGAGGTCTTCTGGCGCTTCTCACTGCCCATTGCGGCGCCTTCACTTTTCGGAGCCCTCGTCTTCACCTTCGTGCTCGTCTGGAACGAGTTGCTGCTCGCCCTGACGCTGGCGGCACAGAACGCAACATTGCCGGTCGTGGCTGCGTCGATCACCTCGCTAGGCAAGGAAGTGCCCTGGGGCGTGATCAATGCGGCAACCGTCGTTCTGGTTCTGCCGCCGCTCATCTTCATCGGCCTGCTGATGGGCCTGATCAACTCCATGGTTCGCGCCGGCCCGAAATAG
- a CDS encoding alpha-ketoacid dehydrogenase subunit alpha/beta, translated as MNSLGDIVPSPVSVSDAEFLFSAYERVYRIRQFEQTAFDLSTSKEPSIVGSVHLCAGQEAVPIGALAALEEQDRVIATYRGHGWALECGVSAEGLLAELCHKAAGVNGGRSGSALVTAPNDRFLGENSIVGAGGPIACGAAMAAMLEGANRVVAVTFGDGATSQGALHEAFVFAVSRKLPVIFVCENNGWSEMTPISRITKLDRLAKRAAGYGIQGVTINGIEPLAVRETFALARERAVSGEGPVFIECRVPRLWGHYNRDIEHYRPKQERQEAQTRDPLLWIEQQLCERAISSAVELELLRQRIDQEWAAVVEKVLALPAPDPETAKLHVVGPHRSAVANAAEEATAEVKDLTYIQAVNEALKAELATNPDVVVYGEDVGHAGGIFGASRYLQREFGEERVFDTPIAEAAILGSAVGAALEGKRPVVEIMWADFLLVALDQIINQAANIRYLTQGRRTVPLVVRVQQGATPGSTAQHSQCLEAMLSHIPGLRVGLPATPQDAYSMLRAAVADDDPVIIIESRALYQIPASVSLAQPVEPAFGATLRRGGQDVALVGWGAVVPLLEQAAADLEKIGISAAVLDLRWLAPLDWEAVCETVSACGGRVVVAHEANHTGGFGAEVVAGLMERLPPGSVRFSRIAAPDVRIPASPVLQEALLPSRRKIVDAAASLFRANAPQMEKEIA; from the coding sequence TTGAACTCGTTGGGAGACATCGTGCCGTCACCAGTTTCTGTATCTGATGCCGAGTTCCTGTTCTCGGCGTATGAACGGGTGTATCGCATACGCCAGTTCGAGCAGACCGCATTCGATCTCAGCACTAGCAAGGAGCCGAGTATCGTCGGCTCGGTGCACCTTTGTGCTGGCCAGGAGGCAGTGCCAATTGGTGCCTTGGCTGCGCTGGAAGAGCAGGACCGGGTTATCGCCACTTATCGCGGGCACGGATGGGCCTTGGAATGCGGCGTATCGGCTGAAGGCCTGCTCGCTGAGCTTTGCCACAAGGCGGCAGGAGTAAACGGCGGTCGCAGCGGTTCTGCCTTGGTGACCGCTCCCAATGATCGATTTCTTGGAGAAAATTCCATAGTCGGCGCTGGTGGGCCCATTGCCTGCGGCGCCGCCATGGCGGCCATGCTTGAAGGGGCAAATCGCGTTGTCGCCGTCACCTTCGGCGATGGCGCCACGAGTCAGGGGGCGCTCCACGAAGCTTTCGTGTTCGCAGTCAGCCGCAAACTACCGGTGATCTTCGTCTGCGAGAACAACGGTTGGTCGGAAATGACGCCGATCTCACGCATTACGAAACTCGATCGCCTCGCGAAGAGGGCGGCGGGATACGGCATTCAAGGGGTTACGATTAATGGCATTGAGCCATTAGCCGTGCGGGAAACATTCGCACTCGCCCGCGAGCGCGCAGTGTCCGGCGAAGGACCGGTGTTCATTGAGTGCCGGGTTCCGCGTCTTTGGGGACACTACAATCGGGATATCGAGCACTACAGGCCGAAACAGGAGCGCCAAGAGGCGCAGACCCGTGACCCGCTCTTGTGGATTGAGCAGCAACTTTGCGAAAGAGCGATAAGTAGCGCAGTTGAACTTGAACTGCTGCGTCAGCGGATTGATCAGGAGTGGGCTGCCGTCGTTGAAAAGGTGCTGGCTCTGCCGGCGCCGGACCCGGAAACGGCCAAGCTTCATGTTGTCGGCCCGCATCGCTCTGCTGTGGCAAATGCCGCCGAAGAGGCGACCGCAGAAGTCAAGGACCTTACCTATATCCAAGCTGTAAACGAAGCCCTGAAGGCAGAGTTGGCGACAAATCCCGACGTGGTTGTCTATGGCGAGGACGTCGGTCATGCTGGCGGGATTTTTGGTGCTTCTCGTTATCTCCAGCGAGAGTTCGGCGAGGAGCGTGTCTTCGATACGCCGATTGCTGAGGCGGCCATTCTCGGATCGGCGGTGGGGGCAGCGCTCGAAGGAAAACGCCCCGTCGTCGAGATCATGTGGGCTGATTTTCTGCTCGTTGCGCTCGACCAGATCATAAATCAGGCGGCCAACATTCGGTATCTGACACAAGGGCGCCGGACAGTCCCTCTGGTGGTGCGCGTACAGCAAGGTGCGACGCCAGGCTCGACGGCCCAGCACTCCCAGTGTCTGGAAGCCATGCTGAGCCATATTCCTGGCCTGCGGGTCGGTCTGCCGGCGACGCCACAGGATGCGTACAGCATGCTGCGCGCAGCAGTCGCTGACGACGATCCGGTTATCATCATTGAGTCTCGAGCGCTCTACCAGATCCCCGCAAGCGTTTCCTTAGCCCAACCAGTGGAGCCGGCATTTGGTGCCACTCTGAGGCGAGGCGGTCAGGATGTCGCGTTGGTCGGTTGGGGCGCTGTTGTGCCGCTGCTTGAGCAGGCTGCGGCCGATCTTGAAAAAATCGGCATATCGGCGGCCGTGCTCGATCTGCGCTGGCTAGCGCCACTGGACTGGGAAGCGGTTTGCGAGACCGTCAGCGCTTGCGGTGGCCGGGTGGTGGTGGCGCACGAGGCAAACCACACGGGAGGGTTCGGTGCCGAAGTTGTTGCCGGATTGATGGAGCGTCTCCCTCCTGGCTCGGTCCGCTTTTCAAGGATCGCTGCTCCGGACGTCCGCATCCCGGCTTCCCCCGTTCTTCAAGAAGCCCTCCTACCGAGCCGCCGAAAGATCGTTGATGCCGCAGCAAGCCTCTTTCGCGCCAATGCGCCGCAGATGGAGAAGGAAATCGCCTGA
- the ugpC gene encoding sn-glycerol-3-phosphate ABC transporter ATP-binding protein UgpC, producing MANITCTDITKSYGAHPVIEALDLDIADHEFVVFLGPSGCGKSTMLRMIAGLEEVTSGKIEIGGTDVTVLPPGERDVAMVFQSYALYPHMSVADNITFGLRRQRVPREEIAARLAHVAELLGLEKFLDRRPRNLSGGQQQRVAMARAMIKTPKVFLFDEPLSNLDAKLREKLRTEIRKIHLALKTTTIFVTHDQLEAMTIADRIVLMRDGRIEQMGPPHEIFERPASRFVADFIGTPAMNFVSATLRQAPGGVVADAGSISLQLPQDAFPRLHAGQSVELGLRPARMDLCGADALNAISGTIILIENMGSEAQVITDVGGEEISFVTQAFSDLSLGATVHFAIQPEHIHVFDPGTGRSLRIQGGLQ from the coding sequence ATGGCCAACATCACCTGCACAGACATCACCAAATCATACGGTGCTCACCCGGTTATCGAGGCACTGGATCTCGACATAGCCGATCACGAATTCGTCGTGTTTCTCGGCCCCTCGGGATGCGGAAAATCCACCATGCTCCGGATGATAGCCGGTCTGGAAGAGGTGACCTCCGGAAAGATCGAGATCGGCGGCACGGACGTCACCGTGCTGCCGCCCGGCGAGCGGGATGTCGCGATGGTGTTCCAGAGCTACGCGCTCTATCCGCATATGTCGGTCGCCGACAACATCACTTTTGGACTGCGTCGACAGCGGGTTCCCAGGGAAGAGATTGCCGCCCGGCTTGCCCATGTCGCGGAATTGCTCGGGTTGGAGAAGTTCCTCGACCGGCGACCCAGAAACCTTTCCGGCGGGCAGCAGCAGCGTGTCGCCATGGCGCGCGCGATGATCAAGACCCCCAAGGTCTTTCTGTTCGACGAGCCGCTTTCCAATCTCGACGCGAAGCTGCGGGAGAAGCTGCGAACCGAAATCCGCAAGATCCATCTCGCGCTCAAGACGACGACGATCTTCGTCACGCATGATCAGTTGGAGGCGATGACAATCGCCGACCGGATCGTGCTGATGCGTGATGGCAGGATCGAGCAGATGGGTCCCCCGCACGAAATCTTCGAGCGGCCGGCCTCGCGCTTTGTGGCGGATTTCATAGGGACGCCGGCCATGAATTTTGTCTCTGCGACCTTGCGACAGGCCCCCGGCGGGGTGGTGGCCGATGCCGGCAGCATCTCGCTTCAATTGCCGCAAGATGCGTTCCCGCGATTGCATGCGGGCCAATCGGTCGAACTCGGCCTGCGGCCAGCCCGCATGGATCTGTGCGGGGCGGATGCGCTGAATGCGATATCCGGCACGATCATCCTGATCGAGAACATGGGCAGCGAGGCGCAAGTCATCACCGATGTGGGCGGGGAGGAGATCTCTTTTGTGACGCAGGCATTCAGCGATCTCAGTCTCGGCGCGACGGTGCATTTCGCCATCCAGCCCGAACACATCCACGTCTTCGATCCCGGGACCGGCCGGTCCCTGCGCATCCAGGGAGGACTGCAGTGA